Proteins found in one uncultured Desulfuromonas sp. genomic segment:
- a CDS encoding HU family DNA-binding protein — protein MNKSELIEALSLEKDLTYKRAEEIVNLMFDSMTQELVKGGRIEIRGFGSFVVKDYKSYTGRNPKTGEAIQVKTKKLPFFKVGKELRERVDN, from the coding sequence AGCGCTCTCTCTCGAAAAGGATTTGACCTACAAGCGAGCTGAGGAGATTGTTAACCTTATGTTCGACTCAATGACGCAGGAACTGGTCAAAGGTGGCAGGATTGAGATCCGCGGTTTTGGCAGTTTTGTTGTTAAGGACTATAAATCGTACACCGGTCGCAATCCGAAAACGGGTGAAGCCATCCAGGTGAAAACGAAAAAACTCCCGTTCTTCAAAGTCGGCAAAGAACTACGTGAACGTGTGGATAACTGA
- a CDS encoding beta-ketoacyl-ACP synthase III — protein MDAYITDLASFLPNKPVANQKMEAILGLVGDLPSRTRRIILRNNRIEQRYYAIDPTTLEQTHTNAELTAEAVRQLRSFDPHNIHTLCCGTSSPDQIMPGHASMVHGELKGGPCEVVSTAGICICGVTALKQACMQVALGEAPSAIATGSELASSFMRASLCGQISDERAEQLQNQPVLSFDADFLRWMLSDGAGAAKISPTPAQEGISLKVEWIDQRSSAHLFEPCMYAGAIKEQGKLRGWREFETIEQAVENHAFLIKQDVKLLNEEIIPTSVDRALLPIAEQRGLTPESVDWFLPHYSSDYFRTRLYDRMKEQGFHIPYDRWFTNLTTKGNTGAASIYIILEELFYSGRLKKGQRLLCFIPESGRFSVCYMLLTVC, from the coding sequence ATGGACGCCTACATCACTGACCTCGCATCGTTCCTCCCCAATAAACCGGTAGCCAATCAAAAGATGGAAGCCATACTTGGACTGGTCGGTGATCTGCCCTCGCGAACGCGGCGCATTATTCTGCGCAATAACCGCATTGAACAGCGCTATTATGCGATTGATCCAACCACCCTGGAACAGACTCATACCAATGCCGAGTTAACCGCTGAAGCCGTTCGCCAGTTGCGTTCCTTTGATCCGCACAACATCCACACCCTGTGCTGCGGCACCTCATCGCCGGACCAGATCATGCCGGGACACGCCTCCATGGTGCATGGTGAGCTCAAAGGGGGACCGTGCGAAGTGGTGTCCACTGCCGGTATCTGTATCTGTGGTGTCACCGCCCTGAAACAAGCGTGCATGCAGGTGGCTTTGGGTGAAGCACCCAGTGCGATTGCCACCGGTTCGGAACTCGCCTCTTCTTTTATGCGTGCTTCATTATGCGGCCAGATCTCAGACGAACGCGCGGAACAGCTGCAAAACCAGCCGGTATTGTCTTTTGATGCGGATTTTCTGCGCTGGATGTTGTCGGATGGTGCGGGTGCCGCCAAGATCTCGCCGACCCCTGCTCAAGAGGGAATTTCGCTGAAGGTTGAATGGATCGACCAGCGTTCCAGCGCTCATCTGTTTGAACCGTGCATGTATGCCGGAGCTATCAAGGAACAGGGAAAATTGCGCGGCTGGCGTGAGTTTGAAACCATTGAACAGGCCGTGGAGAATCATGCCTTTTTAATCAAGCAAGATGTCAAATTACTCAATGAAGAGATCATTCCGACATCCGTTGACAGAGCACTGCTGCCCATTGCTGAACAACGGGGGTTAACACCTGAGAGCGTTGACTGGTTTCTACCCCACTACTCATCCGATTATTTTCGTACCCGGCTTTATGACCGAATGAAAGAACAGGGCTTTCACATTCCCTATGATCGCTGGTTTACCAATTTGACAACGAAAGGCAATACCGGAGCAGCCTCGATCTATATCATTCTCGAAGAGTTGTTTTATTCCGGTCGCCTGAAGAAGGGACAGCGCTTGCTGTGTTTTATTCCGGAAAGCGGACGCTTCTCCGTATGCTACATGCTTTTGACGGTCTGCTAG
- a CDS encoding radical SAM protein: MNILLINPPNCGRSIPEERYGIDSLKQIFRGEPLALEVVASGLTDHDVTILDLKVDNTDLQETIRAGKPDIIGFTAMTCEANTVKKLARQARSLCDATLVIGGIHASNVPEYFNEEPFDYIVLGLGKDSFCQLSTLLEQGKSDIVIPGIARVTPGQALSWSPRRYKSIDQPINHAPRYDLIESYRDDYFLAKLNVALGFVVTAFGCPFNCSFCCIAGQCGGQYLTQPIDAVIRDLQSLPDIPFIRLVDANTFGSPAHAEELYRAIKQAGIKKNYLIDVRADTVVRHPVLLQQWKEIGLRSVVIGFEEINDQRLAQMNKQGTQALNDEALLRLKELDITVVGDFIVDPDYSHDDFDTLERYITSHKIDLPMLTIMTPLPGTPIYDSMKERITEHNLDYYTLTNAVTRTRLPEKEFYTRYANLLRACHAQAKL, encoded by the coding sequence ATGAATATTTTACTGATCAATCCGCCCAACTGTGGACGCAGCATCCCCGAAGAGCGATACGGCATCGATTCACTAAAACAGATCTTTCGTGGTGAACCGTTAGCCCTTGAAGTTGTTGCGTCCGGTCTCACTGACCACGATGTGACGATTCTGGACCTTAAAGTTGACAACACGGATTTGCAAGAAACAATTCGTGCCGGCAAACCCGATATCATTGGCTTTACTGCGATGACCTGTGAAGCCAACACGGTCAAGAAATTGGCCAGGCAGGCACGTTCACTTTGCGATGCAACATTGGTCATTGGCGGAATTCATGCCAGCAACGTCCCGGAATACTTCAACGAAGAACCGTTTGACTATATCGTCCTCGGCCTTGGCAAAGACAGTTTTTGCCAACTGAGCACACTGTTGGAACAGGGAAAGTCAGACATTGTGATTCCGGGAATTGCCCGCGTCACACCGGGTCAAGCACTGTCCTGGTCGCCACGACGTTATAAGTCCATCGATCAGCCCATCAATCATGCCCCTCGCTACGATCTGATTGAATCTTATCGCGACGATTATTTTCTGGCTAAATTAAACGTGGCCCTGGGTTTTGTCGTCACCGCCTTTGGCTGTCCGTTCAATTGTTCGTTCTGCTGTATCGCCGGTCAGTGTGGTGGCCAATACCTGACCCAGCCGATTGATGCGGTGATTCGCGATCTACAGAGTTTACCCGACATTCCGTTTATCCGTCTGGTGGATGCCAACACCTTTGGTTCTCCGGCCCATGCGGAAGAACTTTACCGGGCGATCAAACAAGCTGGAATTAAAAAGAATTACTTGATTGACGTGCGCGCCGATACTGTGGTACGTCACCCCGTGCTGTTGCAACAATGGAAAGAGATTGGCCTGCGTTCCGTGGTTATCGGTTTTGAAGAGATCAATGATCAACGGCTGGCGCAGATGAACAAACAGGGAACCCAGGCGCTCAATGATGAAGCCCTGTTGCGCCTCAAAGAGTTGGACATTACCGTGGTGGGTGATTTTATTGTCGACCCGGATTACAGTCATGACGACTTTGACACCCTGGAGCGCTACATCACCAGTCATAAGATCGACCTGCCCATGCTGACAATCATGACACCACTGCCGGGCACCCCGATATACGACAGCATGAAAGAGCGGATCACCGAACACAATCTCGATTATTACACGTTGACCAATGCGGTCACCCGGACCCGTTTGCCGGAAAAAGAATTTTACACCCGCTACGCCAATCTGTTGCGTGCCTGCCACGCCCAGGCAAAGTTATAG
- a CDS encoding pyridoxamine 5'-phosphate oxidase family protein: protein MSPEELVSFVNTAQRVGTLSTVDHAGHPNSAIVGSAMMPDPQHVNIALANNHSLENLRHNPHAVLSVYEPAPVIFNWQGARLYLTIDSIEETGPFKEAMIQRVEQEAGKMAAQTIHAAVRFSIVKIRPLLDSLR from the coding sequence ATGAGCCCCGAAGAACTTGTCTCTTTTGTCAACACAGCACAGCGTGTCGGCACCTTGTCTACAGTTGACCATGCCGGACATCCCAATAGTGCCATTGTTGGGTCAGCCATGATGCCTGACCCGCAGCATGTTAACATCGCTCTGGCCAACAATCACAGTCTGGAAAATCTGCGACACAACCCCCACGCGGTCCTCAGCGTTTATGAACCGGCACCGGTAATTTTCAACTGGCAAGGAGCTCGCCTTTATCTGACGATTGACTCCATTGAAGAAACCGGACCGTTTAAAGAGGCGATGATTCAACGGGTTGAACAGGAAGCCGGGAAAATGGCTGCACAAACCATCCACGCTGCGGTACGTTTTTCTATCGTAAAAATCCGCCCTTTGCTCGATAGCCTTCGTTAA
- a CDS encoding thioesterase family protein: MVAKSSQVIVRYAETDAQGVVHHATYPIWFEEGRSDFLRQIGTPYSTWEKMGYFVVVADLSLRYLAPAFYEDRLIVETSLQRLKKRLIEFSYRILRDEEVIVQGSSRHLIVGPDKQPRALDDPFFKRVTQLLQEQESS; the protein is encoded by the coding sequence GTGGTTGCAAAGAGCAGTCAAGTCATTGTCCGTTATGCTGAAACCGATGCCCAGGGTGTTGTTCACCATGCCACCTATCCCATCTGGTTTGAAGAGGGCCGTTCTGACTTTCTTCGTCAGATTGGTACCCCATACAGTACGTGGGAAAAGATGGGATATTTTGTGGTGGTGGCAGATCTGTCGCTACGCTATCTGGCACCGGCGTTTTATGAAGATCGGTTGATCGTTGAAACCTCGTTGCAGCGCCTGAAAAAACGGTTGATTGAATTTTCGTACCGGATTTTACGTGATGAAGAAGTGATTGTTCAGGGCAGCAGCCGCCATCTGATCGTGGGGCCGGATAAACAGCCTCGTGCCTTGGATGACCCCTTCTTTAAGCGTGTGACGCAACTTTTGCAGGAGCAGGAATCGTCATGA
- a CDS encoding acyl-CoA dehydrogenase family protein has product MIKTLNATQYHPLIDKIRQLAVAHVKPYAAEWDRENRFPLEQVNALAEHGLLGICVDKQWGGLEKSLLEMALIIEGVARYDAGMALTLAAHSLVCDHVQRFGSEAQKRRYLPGLAKGKPLGAWALAEAGSGSDAASIKTRAQRTGEGWQLNGRKMFVTQGSVAGLYVVMARSGEHKKSAISAYLVERDTPGVTPSAPLEKLGCRSSNTTAVHLDQVQLAEEQLLGKEHRALSAAFSLLDHGRVTIAALACGIMRGCLEESQRHTARRQQFGTPINTFQAVQWPMADMATHYDAAWLLTARAAQLCDDGQTCGTAAAKAKLFAGEMAVKSAERAVQLQGGYGYLKNSCVERFYRDAKLCDIGEGTAEIQRLVIARELITAQKET; this is encoded by the coding sequence ATGATCAAAACTCTGAATGCAACGCAATATCATCCGCTGATCGATAAAATCCGCCAACTGGCGGTGGCCCATGTAAAACCCTATGCCGCCGAGTGGGATCGGGAAAACCGCTTTCCCCTGGAGCAGGTTAACGCGTTAGCTGAACATGGTTTGCTGGGGATCTGTGTTGATAAGCAATGGGGCGGTTTGGAGAAGTCTCTTCTGGAGATGGCACTGATTATCGAAGGGGTGGCGCGTTACGATGCCGGCATGGCTTTGACCCTGGCTGCGCATAGTCTGGTGTGCGATCATGTGCAACGTTTTGGCTCTGAAGCACAGAAACGTCGCTATCTGCCGGGGCTGGCCAAAGGAAAACCCCTTGGTGCCTGGGCGTTGGCTGAAGCGGGCAGTGGCAGTGATGCGGCCTCCATTAAAACCCGTGCCCAGCGAACAGGGGAGGGTTGGCAGCTTAATGGTCGTAAAATGTTTGTCACTCAGGGGTCGGTGGCCGGGCTTTACGTGGTCATGGCACGCAGTGGCGAGCATAAGAAGTCTGCGATCAGCGCTTATCTGGTGGAGCGTGATACACCGGGGGTAACGCCGTCCGCCCCTCTAGAGAAATTGGGCTGTCGCAGCTCCAATACCACGGCAGTCCATTTAGACCAGGTGCAGCTCGCCGAAGAGCAACTCTTGGGTAAGGAACATCGGGCACTTTCAGCCGCGTTTAGTCTGCTCGACCATGGTCGGGTGACGATTGCCGCCCTGGCCTGTGGCATTATGCGCGGTTGCCTGGAGGAATCGCAGCGTCATACCGCACGCCGACAGCAGTTCGGCACGCCGATCAACACGTTTCAGGCGGTGCAGTGGCCCATGGCCGATATGGCCACCCATTATGATGCGGCTTGGCTGCTGACGGCGCGAGCCGCCCAGTTGTGTGATGACGGACAAACCTGCGGAACCGCTGCGGCAAAAGCCAAACTGTTTGCCGGGGAGATGGCGGTCAAGAGCGCTGAGCGCGCTGTTCAATTGCAAGGCGGTTACGGTTACCTGAAAAACAGTTGTGTTGAGCGGTTTTACCGCGATGCCAAATTGTGTGATATCGGTGAAGGAACGGCTGAGATTCAACGGTTGGTGATTGCGCGGGAGTTGATCACTGCGCAAAAAGAAACGTAG
- a CDS encoding IS110 family transposase codes for MFIGLDVHKKSIEIAIAEDGRTGEVRRYGEIAGDLSALDKVVRKLISKGAELHFVYEAGPCGYEIYRHLTAQGFDCQVVAPSKIPRKSGERIKNDRRDAQMLARLHRAGELSGVFVPAAEDEAMRDLTRSREDAKITQKKAKQRILAFLLRHGFRYNGRTPWSQAHMRWIAEIKMPHPAQQIALQEYVDTLTESTCRVKRLTDQIQQLLPQWRMFEVTKAYQSLRGVSLIVAATTVAEIGDLTRFDSPVELMSYLGLVPSEHSSGEKTKRGAITKTGNGHVRRVLVEAAWAYRLPARISRVLHKRQEGLSQEICAISWKAQLRLCARYKYMLERGKCKQVIVTAIARELCAFMWAIAHEVDIPEVV; via the coding sequence ATGTTTATCGGATTGGACGTCCATAAAAAATCTATTGAGATAGCCATTGCCGAGGACGGTCGCACTGGCGAAGTTCGCCGATACGGTGAAATTGCCGGTGACTTGTCTGCTCTGGACAAGGTGGTTAGGAAACTTATTTCAAAAGGAGCTGAACTGCACTTTGTCTACGAAGCCGGTCCTTGCGGCTATGAGATTTACCGCCACCTGACAGCTCAGGGATTCGATTGCCAGGTGGTGGCCCCCTCAAAGATTCCAAGGAAAAGCGGCGAGCGGATAAAAAATGACCGCCGGGATGCGCAGATGCTTGCCCGCCTGCATCGGGCCGGTGAACTGTCCGGCGTCTTTGTCCCTGCGGCGGAAGATGAAGCGATGCGGGATCTCACCCGCTCGAGAGAAGATGCCAAAATAACGCAGAAAAAAGCCAAGCAGCGCATTCTGGCTTTCCTGCTTCGGCATGGGTTCAGATACAACGGACGAACTCCTTGGAGTCAGGCCCATATGCGGTGGATCGCTGAGATTAAAATGCCCCATCCCGCTCAGCAAATCGCTCTTCAGGAATATGTCGACACATTAACTGAGAGCACGTGCCGGGTGAAACGCCTTACGGATCAGATTCAGCAACTTTTGCCGCAATGGCGTATGTTTGAGGTCACCAAGGCCTATCAGTCACTACGCGGTGTCTCTTTAATTGTTGCTGCGACCACAGTTGCGGAAATCGGCGACCTGACACGTTTTGATAGTCCCGTTGAACTGATGTCCTATCTTGGTCTGGTTCCATCGGAACACTCCAGTGGCGAGAAGACGAAACGAGGCGCCATCACCAAGACAGGTAATGGCCATGTGCGCCGGGTTCTTGTGGAAGCAGCCTGGGCTTACCGCCTTCCTGCCCGCATCAGTCGGGTGTTACATAAACGCCAAGAAGGTTTATCACAAGAGATTTGCGCTATTTCCTGGAAAGCCCAACTCCGGCTCTGTGCCCGCTACAAATACATGCTGGAACGGGGAAAATGCAAGCAGGTGATTGTAACGGCCATCGCCCGGGAACTCTGTGCCTTCATGTGGGCCATCGCCCATGAGGTTGACATTCCGGAAGTGGTATAA
- a CDS encoding vitamin B12-dependent ribonucleotide reductase, with protein sequence MSKPAKNTTLPLTNNALTVLERRYLKRDEKGRALETPANMFERVANAIAEAEKKFDKKADTKKVAAEFYDMITNLEFLPNSPTLMNAGRELGQLSACFVLPVADSMESIFEAIKNTALIHKSGGGTGFSFSRIRPANDVVLSTKGVSSGPLSFMKVFDAATETIKQGGTRRGANMGILRVDHPDIMDFIMCKRDQTVLTNFNISVGLTEEFMEAVKTDGEYDIVNPRTGEVCDKMSAAKVFDHIVDLAWNNGEPGIIFLDRLNRDNPTPHIGEIESTNPCGEQPLLPYESCNLGSINLNRMVKDGQVDWDKLRKTVQKSVRFLDNVIEVNNYPIPEITEMSLANRKIGLGIMGWADMLIRVGISYCDQEASELAAKLMKFINDEAHQASRDLAKERGAFPNFEGSVFEQRQEPKIRNATCTTIAPTGTISIIANSSSGIEPLFAVSYVRQVMDNDILVEVNPLFEEVAKERGFYSPELMKLIAEKGTIQDFDQIPEDVRRVFVTAHDITPEEHIRMQSAFQKYTDNAVSKTVNFCNSANRDDVAQVYQMAYESGCKGVTIYRDGSRDAQVLSVKKEEKNESTVPMESKKVTRKRDRPRTLDGATYQMETGCGPLYVTINEDKHGLFEVFTTMGKAGGCAASQCEALGRLVSLAWRSGVQARQSVKQLIGISCHKPSGFGNNRITSCADALAKAIQMHMQQEVEESHQQNGGACPECGGPVEHEGGCCVCHACGYSECA encoded by the coding sequence ATGTCAAAACCCGCTAAAAACACGACTTTACCGCTTACCAACAACGCTTTGACGGTGCTGGAACGTCGCTATCTCAAACGCGACGAAAAAGGTCGTGCCCTGGAAACTCCGGCGAATATGTTTGAACGTGTCGCCAATGCGATCGCCGAGGCAGAAAAAAAATTCGATAAAAAAGCGGACACGAAAAAAGTGGCAGCGGAATTTTACGATATGATTACCAACCTGGAATTTTTGCCCAACTCACCGACGCTGATGAATGCCGGTCGTGAATTGGGGCAATTATCGGCATGCTTTGTTCTGCCGGTAGCGGATTCCATGGAGAGCATTTTCGAAGCCATCAAGAATACGGCTCTGATCCATAAAAGTGGTGGCGGCACCGGTTTTTCTTTCAGCCGCATCCGTCCGGCCAATGATGTCGTGCTGTCGACCAAAGGTGTGTCTTCCGGGCCGTTGTCGTTTATGAAAGTGTTTGATGCAGCCACTGAAACCATCAAGCAAGGCGGAACTCGCCGTGGCGCCAACATGGGTATTCTGCGTGTCGACCATCCCGACATCATGGATTTCATCATGTGCAAGCGCGATCAGACCGTGCTGACCAATTTCAACATCTCCGTCGGCCTGACCGAAGAATTCATGGAAGCGGTTAAGACTGACGGCGAGTATGACATCGTCAACCCGCGCACCGGTGAGGTGTGTGACAAGATGTCCGCAGCTAAAGTATTCGACCATATCGTTGATCTGGCCTGGAACAATGGCGAGCCGGGGATCATCTTCCTCGACCGTCTCAATCGTGACAACCCGACACCGCACATCGGAGAGATTGAAAGTACCAACCCGTGCGGTGAGCAACCCCTGCTGCCCTACGAATCATGCAACCTGGGGTCCATCAACCTCAACCGGATGGTCAAAGACGGTCAGGTGGATTGGGACAAACTGCGTAAAACAGTGCAGAAGTCCGTCCGTTTTCTCGACAATGTCATTGAAGTCAACAACTACCCGATTCCGGAAATTACCGAAATGTCTCTGGCCAACCGCAAGATCGGTCTCGGCATCATGGGCTGGGCAGACATGCTGATTCGGGTCGGTATCTCGTATTGTGATCAGGAAGCTTCTGAGCTGGCAGCCAAGCTGATGAAGTTCATCAACGATGAAGCCCATCAAGCCTCACGCGATCTGGCTAAAGAACGTGGCGCCTTCCCTAACTTTGAAGGCAGTGTTTTCGAGCAACGCCAGGAGCCGAAGATCCGCAACGCCACCTGTACCACTATTGCTCCGACCGGCACCATCTCCATCATTGCCAACAGCTCCAGCGGCATTGAACCGCTGTTTGCCGTATCCTATGTGCGTCAGGTCATGGATAACGATATTTTGGTTGAGGTGAACCCGCTGTTTGAGGAAGTCGCCAAAGAACGTGGCTTCTACTCGCCGGAGCTGATGAAGCTGATCGCTGAAAAAGGCACCATTCAGGATTTTGACCAGATTCCGGAAGATGTGCGCCGTGTGTTTGTTACCGCTCACGACATCACTCCGGAAGAGCATATCCGCATGCAATCGGCGTTTCAGAAATACACGGACAACGCGGTCTCCAAAACGGTTAACTTCTGCAACAGCGCCAACCGCGACGATGTGGCTCAGGTCTATCAGATGGCGTACGAAAGCGGCTGTAAAGGCGTGACTATCTACCGTGACGGTTCACGTGATGCTCAAGTGCTGTCGGTCAAAAAAGAGGAGAAAAACGAATCCACAGTCCCGATGGAGAGCAAAAAAGTAACCCGCAAGCGCGATCGCCCGCGCACTCTCGATGGTGCCACCTACCAAATGGAGACCGGCTGCGGACCGCTTTATGTGACCATCAATGAAGACAAGCACGGCCTGTTTGAAGTGTTCACCACCATGGGTAAGGCCGGTGGTTGTGCCGCATCACAGTGTGAGGCGTTGGGGCGCCTGGTCTCTCTGGCGTGGCGTAGTGGTGTTCAGGCGCGCCAATCAGTCAAGCAACTGATCGGCATCTCCTGCCATAAGCCTTCCGGTTTCGGTAACAACCGCATCACCTCTTGTGCCGATGCACTGGCCAAGGCGATCCAGATGCACATGCAGCAGGAAGTGGAAGAAAGCCATCAACAAAATGGCGGTGCCTGCCCCGAGTGTGGTGGCCCGGTCGAGCATGAAGGTGGCTGCTGTGTCTGCCATGCCTGTGGTTATTCCGAATGCGCGTAG
- a CDS encoding aminotransferase class V-fold PLP-dependent enzyme: MTSAHNDESIIYLDNSATSFPKPESVYQTLDHISRTCGANPGRGSYSLANQAAQLVLKARLAVASLFAIADCSRVVFTGNATSAINQALFGLLESGDRVVTTSMEHNAVARPLHALKEMGVVVDKVQGDTAGQITCEQVQQVCSAGAKPKLVVINHCSNVTGTVQPIDAIGPWCREQGILFMVDAAQSAGVYPIDVQGMAIDLLAAPGHKSLFGPQGTGFLYVGPDITLKPLVYGGTGTLSSHLEQPDQMPERFESGTLNTPALAALTAGIDFLMAQGLGQVHRHELLLAQRLRQGLGEISGITLYGPENSTVVSFALAGCDPAEMGFILDRNFAIAVRVGLHCAPEAHKTIGSFPSGTVRVSPGFFNTEQHIERLIEAVHEIAAAS, encoded by the coding sequence GTGACCTCAGCCCATAACGACGAGTCCATCATCTATCTGGACAATTCCGCGACAAGTTTTCCCAAGCCCGAATCGGTTTATCAAACCCTTGATCATATCAGCCGCACCTGTGGTGCCAACCCGGGTCGGGGCAGCTATTCTCTGGCCAATCAGGCTGCACAGCTTGTCCTAAAGGCGCGCCTTGCCGTTGCTTCCCTTTTTGCCATTGCCGATTGCTCCCGTGTTGTTTTTACCGGCAATGCCACTTCGGCCATCAATCAGGCGTTGTTTGGTCTGCTGGAATCGGGAGATCGTGTCGTCACCACATCCATGGAGCACAATGCCGTCGCTCGCCCGCTTCATGCTCTCAAAGAGATGGGGGTGGTTGTTGATAAAGTGCAGGGTGATACGGCGGGTCAGATCACCTGTGAACAGGTGCAACAGGTCTGCTCCGCCGGAGCCAAACCCAAACTGGTGGTTATCAATCACTGCTCCAATGTTACCGGCACCGTGCAGCCGATAGACGCCATTGGCCCCTGGTGTCGCGAGCAGGGGATTCTATTTATGGTCGATGCCGCACAGAGTGCAGGTGTGTATCCCATTGATGTTCAGGGCATGGCCATTGACTTGTTAGCGGCACCCGGGCATAAATCTCTGTTTGGTCCTCAAGGGACCGGTTTTCTCTATGTTGGTCCTGACATTACCTTAAAACCGCTTGTCTATGGTGGCACCGGTACCTTGTCCAGTCATCTTGAACAACCCGATCAGATGCCGGAGCGTTTTGAAAGTGGCACATTAAACACCCCGGCATTGGCGGCGTTGACCGCAGGAATTGATTTTCTCATGGCGCAAGGGTTGGGCCAGGTGCATCGACACGAACTTCTGCTGGCGCAACGTCTTCGTCAGGGCCTTGGCGAGATCTCCGGTATCACACTCTATGGACCGGAAAATTCCACAGTGGTGTCGTTTGCCCTGGCTGGATGCGATCCGGCAGAAATGGGGTTCATTCTGGATCGGAATTTTGCAATAGCGGTCCGAGTTGGGCTGCATTGCGCACCGGAAGCTCATAAAACCATAGGCAGTTTCCCCTCGGGAACCGTTCGTGTCAGTCCCGGATTTTTTAACACCGAA